Proteins encoded together in one Psychrobacter sanguinis window:
- a CDS encoding GNAT family N-acetyltransferase produces the protein MIKPIRLSDNGITLEALTMAHAPDLSEACKDGTLWETVYTFVPNPQKMAEYINKANETADRMAFAVIDEMTGKAIGSTSFYNIMPEVKRLEIGYTWYAKSYWRSRVNTTCKLMLMIHAFETLKYQTIGLRTDIINSQSQRAIERLGLKRDGVIRGDRIRQDGTITDSVVYSMTVNEWPDAKNNLSNKLKRHEQK, from the coding sequence ATGATAAAACCTATCAGACTTTCTGATAATGGTATCACTCTTGAAGCTTTAACGATGGCTCATGCTCCTGATTTATCTGAAGCCTGTAAAGATGGCACGCTATGGGAAACAGTTTATACCTTTGTTCCTAATCCACAGAAAATGGCTGAGTATATTAACAAAGCCAACGAAACAGCTGACAGAATGGCATTTGCTGTGATTGATGAGATGACCGGTAAAGCGATTGGCTCTACCAGTTTTTATAATATTATGCCAGAAGTGAAACGGTTAGAAATTGGCTATACTTGGTATGCCAAGTCGTACTGGCGTAGCCGAGTCAATACTACCTGTAAGCTGATGCTGATGATTCATGCCTTTGAGACATTAAAGTATCAAACCATAGGTCTGCGTACAGATATTATAAATAGTCAGTCGCAACGGGCAATCGAGCGCTTAGGGTTGAAAAGAGATGGCGTTATTCGGGGTGATAGAATCCGTCAAGATGGCACGATTACCGATTCCGTTGTTTATAGTATGACGGTCAATGAGTGGCCAGATGCAAAAAACAATCTTAGCAATAAGTTGAAACGTCATGAGCAAAAATAA
- a CDS encoding transposase, with translation MLKAYKYRIYPNSEQRVLIEKHFGCSRFVFNWALALQKRYYAMFGKSLSRSKIQSHLVKKKKKAQFAWLNEVNSQSLLNALLNIYTAFTNFFKGHAKFPRFKSKKIPQRSYQCPQHCTVNFEQGIINLPKIKGIKTVFSREFVGNIKTVTISKTATGKYYASVLVDKADILPTPTTIEPRLTVGIDLGISHLLNLSDGSKFDNPKHLAKASKRLAIQQKIFARKQKTSKNYQKQKLAVARIHEKVRNQRLDLHHKITHSLICENQATSYAIEDLGVKNMVKNRKLAKAINDVGWGQFVTLLTYKANWYGKNILKVSRFFASSKICSHCHHKLDTLPLSVRNWTCPSCQTQHDRDTNAASNIRSQALADVAGRATV, from the coding sequence ATGCTTAAAGCCTATAAATACAGAATTTACCCAAACAGTGAGCAGCGAGTGCTAATCGAAAAGCATTTTGGCTGTAGTCGGTTTGTGTTCAATTGGGCGTTGGCATTGCAAAAACGCTACTATGCTATGTTTGGCAAATCATTATCACGTAGCAAAATCCAAAGCCATTTAGTAAAAAAGAAAAAGAAAGCTCAGTTTGCATGGCTAAACGAGGTCAATAGCCAATCATTACTTAATGCCTTACTAAATATCTATACCGCTTTTACTAACTTCTTCAAAGGTCATGCCAAATTTCCACGGTTCAAATCTAAAAAAATCCCACAGCGTAGTTATCAATGCCCTCAACATTGCACCGTAAACTTTGAGCAAGGTATTATCAATCTACCTAAAATAAAAGGCATCAAAACCGTATTTAGCCGTGAATTTGTTGGTAATATCAAAACCGTTACTATTAGTAAAACCGCCACAGGCAAATACTATGCAAGCGTACTGGTTGATAAAGCTGATATATTGCCAACGCCTACGACCATTGAACCTAGATTAACGGTTGGCATTGACTTAGGTATTAGTCACTTACTCAATCTATCAGATGGTAGCAAATTTGATAACCCAAAGCATTTAGCCAAAGCCAGTAAACGACTTGCTATACAGCAAAAAATCTTTGCTCGTAAACAAAAGACCAGTAAGAACTATCAAAAACAAAAATTAGCTGTTGCTCGTATTCATGAAAAAGTACGCAACCAACGCTTAGACTTACATCACAAAATCACGCATAGCCTTATCTGCGAAAACCAAGCGACAAGCTATGCGATAGAAGATTTAGGTGTGAAAAACATGGTAAAGAACCGAAAACTTGCCAAAGCGATTAATGACGTGGGTTGGGGGCAGTTTGTTACCCTGCTTACCTACAAGGCGAATTGGTATGGTAAAAACATTCTAAAAGTGAGTCGGTTCTTTGCCAGTAGTAAAATTTGTTCGCATTGTCATCACAAATTAGATACTCTGCCGTTGTCAGTCAGAAATTGGACGTGCCCTAGCTGTCAAACACAGCATGACCGTGATACCAATGCAGCAAGCAATATACGCTCTCAGGCGTTAGCTGATGTAGCAGGACGTGCTACTGTGTAA
- a CDS encoding IS701 family transposase yields the protein MNKDMIDLYTDYQLSSFGQTTATGLSAMMEGSISHDAVTRFLTNSEYTSKHLWQQVKPTIRDIENEDGVLIFDDTIQAKPHTKENETNCWHYDHTTNTTVKGINLLNCLYHCEGVSLPIAFHIVTKPICYSDISTRKNKRKARITKNQLLRDMVDTACHNQVKFRYVLMDSWFTSKQTLKHIRKKDKHVIAALKSNRLIALNLQDKKQSRYQRIDEIGLPDKKAMTGYLKDYPHEVVFIRQVFTNKDGSLGVLYLVCTDSQLPADKIMSLYEKRWAIEVFHKSLKQNASLAKSPAHSKRAMHNHVFLSICATVKLECLKLTTKLNHFALKAKLLVAASKAAFDELTLLRAA from the coding sequence ATGAATAAAGACATGATTGACTTATACACAGACTATCAACTCAGTAGCTTTGGTCAAACCACAGCCACAGGCTTATCGGCGATGATGGAGGGTAGCATCAGTCATGATGCTGTGACCAGATTTTTAACAAATAGCGAGTACACTTCAAAGCATCTATGGCAACAGGTCAAACCGACCATACGTGATATAGAAAACGAAGACGGTGTACTGATATTTGATGACACCATACAAGCAAAACCCCATACCAAAGAAAATGAGACAAATTGCTGGCACTATGACCATACGACAAACACCACAGTCAAAGGCATCAACTTACTGAACTGTTTGTACCATTGTGAGGGTGTCTCGCTACCAATAGCCTTTCACATTGTCACCAAACCGATTTGCTACAGTGATATCAGTACTCGAAAAAACAAACGCAAAGCCAGGATAACCAAGAATCAGTTGCTAAGAGACATGGTTGATACCGCTTGCCACAACCAAGTTAAGTTCCGTTATGTGCTGATGGATTCATGGTTTACCAGTAAACAGACATTAAAGCATATTCGCAAAAAAGATAAGCATGTAATCGCAGCCCTTAAATCCAATCGTTTAATCGCTCTGAATCTACAAGACAAAAAACAGTCTCGTTATCAGCGAATTGATGAGATAGGACTACCAGATAAAAAAGCCATGACAGGCTATTTAAAAGATTACCCACATGAGGTTGTCTTTATACGCCAAGTCTTTACAAACAAAGACGGTAGCTTAGGTGTGCTATATTTGGTATGTACTGATTCACAACTCCCTGCTGATAAGATCATGAGTCTTTATGAAAAACGCTGGGCAATCGAAGTGTTTCATAAGTCACTCAAGCAAAATGCCAGTTTAGCTAAGTCGCCTGCCCATTCTAAACGGGCAATGCACAATCATGTGTTTTTATCTATTTGTGCTACGGTTAAGCTTGAATGTTTGAAGTTAACCACTAAATTAAATCATTTCGCACTTAAAGCTAAACTTCTTGTCGCGGCTTCAAAAGCGGCTTTCGATGAGCTGACTTTGCTTAGGGCTGCGTAA
- a CDS encoding anhydro-N-acetylmuramic acid kinase has translation MTHSELTPSDSPLENLAQLESALSETLFDSFDSGYYIGMMSGTSLDGMDAVICQFYDSDSDKIIATHSKPFPEHLRDTLLALCQPNGFTTLAHPVKNIILEQQPQSELEWFGWASCEYAEFASAVVNELLEKSGISADEILAIGCHGQTVRHRPNLGFSLQLVDPNIIAERTGISVVTDFRRRDMAVGGQGAPLAPAFHLAQFATDADKDQIIVNLGGIANITVLPSAQADKVTGYDTGPANLLLDAWYQSQHPDADSLYDEEGKWAQSGSVNPALLSQLMAHPYFTQATPKSTGREEFNLGWLVEQIEQLDADTQQAINADAASVQATLTQLTAQTLCDAIESEAKQLNLTAGDIIICGGGAYNPNLLTQIANLLPEWHVTTSQQFGIAPTWVEAMAFAWLARQTIIGETGNLPAVTGATKPVILGQVCFA, from the coding sequence ATGACACATAGCGAATTAACACCATCAGACAGCCCATTAGAAAACTTGGCACAACTGGAGTCTGCTTTATCAGAGACCCTTTTTGATAGTTTTGACAGTGGCTATTACATCGGCATGATGTCAGGGACCAGTCTGGATGGAATGGATGCAGTTATTTGCCAATTTTATGACTCTGACAGCGATAAAATCATCGCCACTCATAGCAAACCATTTCCAGAACATTTAAGAGATACGCTGTTGGCATTGTGCCAACCCAATGGATTTACCACCTTGGCACACCCGGTCAAAAATATTATTTTGGAGCAGCAACCCCAAAGTGAACTTGAATGGTTTGGTTGGGCCAGTTGTGAATATGCCGAATTTGCCAGTGCCGTGGTTAATGAATTACTTGAGAAATCAGGTATCAGTGCCGATGAAATACTTGCTATCGGCTGCCATGGTCAGACCGTACGTCACCGTCCCAATTTAGGCTTTAGTCTACAATTGGTAGACCCTAATATTATTGCTGAGCGCACTGGTATTAGTGTGGTTACTGATTTCCGTCGTCGTGATATGGCGGTGGGTGGACAAGGGGCGCCTCTGGCACCTGCTTTCCATTTGGCCCAGTTTGCGACAGACGCTGACAAAGACCAAATTATCGTTAATCTAGGTGGTATTGCCAATATTACTGTATTACCGTCAGCACAGGCGGATAAAGTAACCGGCTATGACACCGGTCCTGCCAACCTGTTGTTAGATGCTTGGTATCAAAGCCAACACCCTGACGCTGACAGTCTTTATGATGAAGAAGGCAAATGGGCTCAGTCAGGCTCCGTGAACCCTGCCTTGTTGTCACAGTTAATGGCGCATCCTTACTTTACCCAAGCAACGCCTAAAAGCACCGGCCGAGAAGAATTCAACTTAGGTTGGCTTGTTGAACAAATTGAACAACTAGACGCTGACACTCAACAGGCTATCAACGCTGATGCAGCGTCGGTACAGGCCACTTTGACCCAGCTTACTGCTCAAACATTATGCGACGCCATTGAATCAGAAGCCAAACAATTAAACCTTACTGCAGGCGACATTATCATTTGTGGTGGCGGTGCCTATAACCCCAACTTGTTGACACAGATTGCCAATTTACTGCCTGAGTGGCACGTTACCACCAGTCAACAGTTTGGTATTGCCCCTACTTGGGTAGAGGCGATGGCATTTGCCTGGCTGGCCCGTCAAACCATTATAGGTGAGACAGGAAATTTACCAGCCGTCACTGGCGCTACCAAACCAGTAATACTCGGCCAAGTTTGCTTTGCTTAA
- a CDS encoding DUF1653 domain-containing protein, with translation MSKNKSNSIPQGIYRHYKGNLYQVLHTAHHSETEEALVVYRCLYGEYGVWVRPLEMFTETVVVEGQSVPRFELIKELTD, from the coding sequence ATGAGCAAAAATAAAAGTAACTCTATTCCTCAAGGTATCTACCGTCATTACAAAGGCAATTTATACCAAGTCTTGCACACCGCGCATCATTCAGAGACCGAGGAAGCGCTAGTAGTCTATCGCTGTTTGTATGGAGAATATGGCGTTTGGGTACGTCCGCTTGAGATGTTTACCGAAACCGTAGTAGTTGAAGGTCAATCCGTGCCTCGCTTTGAGTTAATCAAAGAGCTCACAGACTAG
- a CDS encoding Mpo1 family 2-hydroxy fatty acid dioxygenase has product MASRKRSTKRSLDQWLAEYAVSHQNPINKKIHWLCVPTIFVSILGMGMSLAAWLTIVLAMLVAIFYLRLSTPLFIAMGIFMLVSMSAIALLPLGFKAWALIFVVAWIGQFIGHKIEGKKPSFFEDLQFLLIGPAWVANTLMGRKNKPAA; this is encoded by the coding sequence ATGGCATCACGTAAACGCTCTACAAAGCGTAGCTTAGACCAATGGTTAGCAGAATATGCTGTTAGCCATCAAAACCCCATTAATAAAAAAATCCACTGGCTATGTGTGCCCACAATTTTTGTGAGTATTTTGGGTATGGGTATGTCACTTGCTGCTTGGTTGACTATCGTACTCGCTATGCTAGTGGCCATCTTCTATCTTAGACTGTCTACCCCACTATTTATCGCGATGGGCATATTTATGTTAGTCAGTATGTCAGCCATTGCCTTACTACCTCTAGGCTTTAAAGCATGGGCTCTGATCTTTGTGGTGGCATGGATTGGACAGTTCATCGGTCATAAAATAGAAGGCAAAAAACCCTCATTTTTTGAAGATTTACAGTTCTTATTGATTGGCCCAGCCTGGGTAGCCAATACCTTAATGGGACGAAAAAACAAACCTGCCGCCTAA
- the trxC gene encoding thioredoxin TrxC, whose product MSNSQSVHLVCPQCAATNRIPAQRMSESPVCGKCQQALLTAAPVVLTGQTAHKTIQKNEVLTIVDFWADWCQPCHMMAPQFEQAAQQLPNVVFAKLQTDKYEQASAAYGIRSLPTMVAFKGGKEVARQSGALPRNQIVQWVQSLA is encoded by the coding sequence ATGAGTAATAGCCAATCAGTACATTTGGTGTGCCCACAGTGCGCCGCTACTAACCGAATCCCTGCTCAGCGTATGAGTGAAAGCCCCGTATGTGGTAAATGCCAGCAAGCGTTATTGACCGCAGCCCCTGTGGTATTAACCGGCCAAACCGCCCATAAGACCATCCAAAAAAATGAGGTATTAACCATTGTCGATTTTTGGGCGGACTGGTGTCAGCCTTGTCATATGATGGCTCCGCAATTTGAGCAGGCTGCTCAGCAGTTACCCAATGTGGTTTTTGCTAAGCTACAAACGGATAAGTATGAACAGGCTTCTGCTGCTTACGGTATTAGAAGCTTACCGACTATGGTGGCCTTTAAAGGTGGGAAAGAGGTTGCCCGTCAGTCCGGTGCTTTGCCGAGAAATCAAATTGTACAGTGGGTACAGTCGTTGGCCTAA
- a CDS encoding IS701 family transposase has translation MKKPKVTRLDYCQYLMVSQINYTITNYADHHPENISHDRINRYIKGDKLKPRLVWEQVKQDIVADAEGYLLFDDTVLDKDHSHKIELVNRQYSGNAKRLIKGISLVNCIYVNPHTQQYWVIDYRIYDKAIDGKTKLDHLEDMLRHTIEYKQLVFKTVLMDSWYATKDIMLTIDGLGKIFYCPLKSNRLVDDSKGQRAYTSVSALQWTEAEQDNGKLIKINKFPKHYKVQLFRVVVSTHRTDWVVTNDTTQTNRDDVQQVCAIRWKIEQFHREIKQLTGIESNQCRKARIQRNHICCSILVWISLTRIARQTKKTVYQLKHGLLDDYLCEQLRSPRLIVA, from the coding sequence ATGAAGAAGCCTAAAGTAACCCGACTAGATTATTGCCAATATCTCATGGTGAGCCAAATAAACTACACCATCACCAACTATGCTGATCATCATCCTGAGAACATCAGTCATGACCGTATCAACCGTTATATTAAAGGTGACAAGCTCAAACCTCGTCTAGTATGGGAACAAGTTAAACAAGACATTGTCGCCGATGCTGAGGGTTACTTGCTCTTTGATGACACCGTATTAGACAAAGATCACAGTCATAAGATAGAACTGGTCAACCGCCAATATAGTGGCAATGCTAAACGATTAATTAAAGGCATTAGTCTTGTAAACTGCATCTACGTTAACCCGCATACCCAGCAGTATTGGGTTATTGACTACCGTATTTACGACAAAGCCATCGATGGTAAAACCAAGCTTGATCATTTAGAAGATATGTTACGACACACGATCGAGTACAAGCAATTGGTATTTAAAACGGTGCTCATGGACAGCTGGTATGCCACTAAAGATATCATGCTGACCATTGATGGTTTAGGTAAAATCTTTTACTGTCCGCTTAAGAGCAACCGTTTGGTTGATGATTCTAAGGGGCAACGCGCTTATACCTCAGTCAGTGCTTTACAATGGACTGAGGCCGAACAAGATAATGGCAAATTAATTAAGATCAATAAATTTCCTAAACACTATAAAGTGCAACTGTTTCGGGTTGTGGTGAGTACTCACCGCACGGATTGGGTCGTAACCAACGACACCACTCAAACAAATCGTGATGACGTACAACAGGTGTGCGCCATACGCTGGAAAATTGAGCAGTTTCATCGTGAGATTAAGCAATTAACAGGTATAGAGTCTAATCAGTGTCGAAAAGCACGTATTCAGCGCAATCATATTTGCTGTTCTATATTAGTTTGGATAAGTTTGACCCGTATTGCTAGGCAGACAAAGAAAACGGTATATCAGTTAAAACATGGCTTGCTGGATGACTATCTCTGCGAGCAGTTGCGCTCGCCTAGACTGATTGTTGCGTAA
- a CDS encoding YceI family protein, with translation MKLLKNTLSIALLAGLGTLSVASNAATYEIDPNHANARFSVDHFGTSTNAGGFYGLTGIVDFDQKAKKGFVGVTIPISNLDTGNKAFNKHLKSADFFNVEKYPTAYFKSTEWQFDGDKVKAVKGNLTLLDQTHPVTLKATKFNCYDSPMLKTQVCGGDFETTIDRTKWGIDTYTDGGMMKNIKLNIQIEAGLKK, from the coding sequence GTGAAATTATTAAAAAACACATTAAGCATTGCCCTACTTGCTGGCTTGGGCACTTTAAGTGTTGCCAGTAATGCGGCCACTTATGAAATTGATCCAAATCATGCCAATGCCCGTTTTTCTGTTGATCATTTTGGTACTTCTACTAACGCTGGTGGCTTTTATGGTCTTACAGGTATTGTAGATTTTGACCAAAAAGCTAAAAAAGGCTTTGTTGGCGTTACTATTCCTATCAGCAACCTAGATACTGGCAATAAAGCTTTCAATAAGCACTTAAAATCTGCAGACTTCTTTAATGTAGAAAAGTACCCCACTGCCTATTTCAAATCAACAGAATGGCAGTTCGATGGTGATAAAGTGAAAGCAGTTAAAGGCAATTTAACCCTACTTGATCAAACTCATCCGGTCACTTTAAAAGCCACTAAGTTCAACTGTTATGATAGCCCTATGTTAAAAACTCAGGTATGTGGGGGTGACTTCGAAACCACTATCGACAGAACCAAATGGGGTATCGATACTTATACCGATGGCGGCATGATGAAAAACATCAAGCTAAATATCCAGATCGAAGCGGGTTTAAAAAAATAA
- a CDS encoding SulP family inorganic anion transporter, producing the protein MANKHPLSDHPKTESWLAKLLPERLLPEWVSTYDTARLPADIIAGLVVGILVIPQSLGYAVLAGLPPVYGIYASIVPVLVYAWVGSSNVQAIGAVAITAIMTASSLHGLAIEGSVQYIMLASLLALMMGSILWLAGKLRLGWIMQFISRGVSAGFVSGAAVLIFVSQLKYLTNIAVSGNTLPGYTASLVTQLSTFHLPTFIIGGSAFILFMLNRYASGLLWQSWLPASKAKWAGRLFPLVVVIVAIFLSHIANWSSRGIRVIGEIPTGLPMLSMPEFESLSQVATMLPTAGLMALIVFVSSSSVASTYARLRGEKFDANQELKGLGLANIAGGFSQSFPVAGGFSRTAINVDSGAKTPLASLITVIIMVATLLVLNEAIAPLPYALLGAMIMASIVSLIDVDTFKTALKTDRLDAMSFAATFIGVLIFGLNIGLVIGIIVSFAGLIWQSSHPHIAVVGRLLGTEHFRNIHRHDVITYDNLLIMRVDESLFFGNSESVYGRIKEALEEYPKACELVLIMSSVNHIDLTAQEMLITLNRELMAANKRLHYSFIKGPIMDVIEHTPVITELSGRVFLSTMQAITLLTDDSLHNDKYPTVQKREFE; encoded by the coding sequence GTGGCGAACAAACACCCATTAAGTGATCACCCTAAGACCGAAAGCTGGCTTGCCAAGTTATTGCCTGAAAGGTTGCTGCCTGAATGGGTGTCAACTTATGATACCGCTCGCTTGCCTGCTGATATTATCGCTGGACTGGTGGTGGGCATTTTAGTCATTCCCCAAAGCTTAGGTTACGCTGTGTTGGCAGGCTTGCCACCGGTATACGGAATATATGCCTCTATTGTACCGGTCCTAGTCTATGCATGGGTCGGCTCAAGTAACGTGCAAGCCATCGGTGCAGTGGCCATCACTGCCATCATGACCGCCAGTAGCCTACATGGCCTAGCCATAGAAGGCAGTGTGCAATACATTATGCTTGCCAGCTTGCTGGCACTGATGATGGGCAGCATACTGTGGTTGGCCGGTAAACTCAGGCTTGGCTGGATTATGCAGTTTATTAGCCGCGGTGTATCAGCAGGTTTCGTCAGTGGCGCTGCGGTGTTGATATTTGTTAGCCAATTAAAGTACCTGACCAATATCGCGGTCAGTGGCAACACCTTACCAGGCTATACCGCTTCTTTAGTAACGCAATTGAGCACATTCCACCTCCCGACTTTTATTATTGGGGGGAGTGCGTTTATCTTATTTATGTTAAACCGCTATGCCAGTGGTTTGTTATGGCAATCTTGGCTACCTGCGTCCAAAGCAAAATGGGCAGGTCGGTTATTTCCCTTGGTCGTGGTTATTGTTGCTATCTTTTTAAGCCACATCGCTAACTGGTCTAGTCGCGGCATTCGGGTTATTGGAGAGATTCCAACTGGGTTGCCTATGCTATCAATGCCTGAGTTTGAATCTTTATCCCAAGTAGCGACTATGCTACCAACCGCAGGCCTCATGGCATTAATTGTCTTTGTCTCTAGTAGCTCTGTGGCCAGTACTTACGCCCGTTTACGCGGTGAGAAATTTGATGCAAACCAAGAGCTTAAAGGACTGGGTTTAGCAAATATTGCAGGGGGCTTTAGTCAAAGCTTCCCAGTAGCGGGCGGCTTTTCACGTACCGCCATCAACGTAGATTCTGGGGCCAAGACCCCTTTAGCCAGCCTCATTACCGTAATTATCATGGTGGCGACTTTATTAGTGCTAAATGAGGCTATCGCTCCGCTCCCTTATGCGCTTTTGGGGGCAATGATTATGGCCTCTATTGTCAGTCTTATTGATGTCGACACCTTCAAAACAGCCTTGAAGACTGACCGTTTAGATGCCATGAGTTTCGCCGCTACCTTTATTGGTGTGCTCATTTTTGGTCTAAACATCGGTTTAGTCATCGGTATTATCGTCTCCTTTGCCGGTCTAATCTGGCAATCGAGCCACCCTCATATTGCGGTAGTGGGTAGACTTTTAGGAACCGAGCATTTTCGCAACATTCATCGCCATGATGTGATTACCTATGACAACCTGCTTATCATGCGGGTCGATGAAAGTTTATTTTTTGGTAACAGCGAATCCGTTTACGGTCGAATCAAAGAAGCGCTTGAGGAGTACCCTAAAGCTTGCGAGTTGGTACTCATCATGTCGTCAGTCAATCATATTGACCTTACGGCGCAAGAGATGCTTATTACTCTGAATCGTGAATTGATGGCGGCCAATAAGCGCTTACACTATAGTTTTATCAAAGGTCCTATTATGGATGTCATTGAGCACACACCAGTGATTACAGAGCTATCAGGTCGAGTATTCTTAAGTACCATGCAAGCTATTACATTGCTCACCGATGACTCTCTTCATAACGATAAGTACCCTACAGTTCAAAAAAGAGAATTTGAATAA
- the tyrS gene encoding tyrosine--tRNA ligase: MSQATSEQSTNNLSIEEQLAIIKRGTYEIFSEEDLIAKLKLGRPLKIKAGFDPTAPDLHLGHTVLINKLKHFQDLGHEIYFLIGDYTAKIGDPSGKNSTRPPLTDEQVLANAKTYAEQVFKILDKDKTKVVFNSQWFNEMSAGDMIQLASQLTVSRMLERDDFAKRYASQTPIAIHEFLYPLVQGYDSIALEADVEMGGTDQTFNLLMGRTLQGRYGHEAQVCITVPILEGLDGVNKMSKSLGNYVGIEDAPGVMFQKILSMPDTLIHRYFEFLSFKPMEEVDALMAEMENGRNPQEIKRILAEELIERFHDKEAAENAHKSAGNVLADGELPVDLPEVTLELEAGQEALFITQILNQADLAKNSAAAKDMLKRNAVKVDGEEVNAGFSLTSGQTVVIQAGKKAFAKVTIA, from the coding sequence ATGAGCCAAGCGACATCAGAACAATCAACAAATAACTTAAGTATTGAAGAACAACTTGCCATTATTAAACGTGGTACTTATGAGATTTTTTCAGAAGAAGATTTGATTGCTAAGCTAAAGCTGGGTCGTCCCTTAAAAATTAAAGCCGGTTTTGATCCAACAGCGCCTGATTTACACTTAGGGCACACAGTTCTAATCAATAAACTAAAGCATTTCCAAGACTTAGGTCATGAAATCTATTTCTTAATCGGTGACTATACGGCCAAAATCGGTGATCCTTCCGGTAAAAACTCTACACGTCCTCCATTAACTGATGAGCAAGTTTTGGCCAATGCTAAGACCTATGCCGAGCAAGTATTTAAGATCTTGGACAAAGACAAAACCAAAGTAGTATTTAACTCACAGTGGTTCAATGAGATGAGTGCTGGGGATATGATTCAGTTGGCCAGCCAGCTCACCGTATCGCGTATGCTTGAGCGTGATGACTTTGCCAAGCGTTATGCCTCACAAACTCCAATCGCTATTCACGAGTTTTTATATCCTTTAGTGCAAGGCTATGATTCGATCGCTCTTGAAGCAGATGTTGAAATGGGCGGTACGGATCAAACCTTTAACCTATTGATGGGTCGCACCTTACAAGGTCGCTATGGCCATGAAGCACAAGTGTGTATTACGGTGCCTATTTTGGAAGGCTTAGATGGCGTTAATAAAATGTCTAAGTCTTTAGGCAACTATGTTGGTATTGAAGATGCACCTGGCGTTATGTTCCAAAAGATTTTATCTATGCCAGACACGCTTATCCATCGCTATTTTGAATTTTTAAGCTTTAAGCCAATGGAAGAAGTGGATGCCTTAATGGCGGAGATGGAAAATGGCCGTAACCCGCAAGAAATCAAACGTATCTTGGCTGAAGAGCTGATTGAGCGTTTCCATGATAAAGAAGCGGCAGAAAATGCTCATAAATCAGCCGGTAACGTCTTAGCTGATGGTGAGCTGCCAGTAGATTTGCCTGAAGTGACATTAGAGCTTGAAGCAGGTCAAGAAGCCTTATTCATTACTCAGATTCTAAACCAAGCGGATCTGGCTAAAAACAGTGCAGCGGCTAAAGACATGCTAAAACGCAATGCAGTGAAGGTCGATGGGGAAGAGGTAAATGCGGGCTTTAGTTTGACTTCGGGTCAAACTGTGGTGATTCAGGCTGGTAAGAAAGCCTTTGCTAAAGTGACTATTGCTTGA